In one Bordetella pertussis 18323 genomic region, the following are encoded:
- the bvgA gene encoding virulence factors two-component system response regulator BvgA has protein sequence MYNKVLIIDDHPVLRFAVRVLMEKEGFEVIGETDNGIDGLKIAREKIPNLVVLDIGIPKLDGLEVIARLQSLGLPLRVLVLTGQPPSLFARRCLNSGAAGFVCKHENLHEVINAAKAVMAGYTYFPSTTLSEMRMGDNAKSDSTLISVLSNRELTVLQLLAQGMSNKDIADSMFLSNKTVSTYKTRLLQKLNATSLVELIDLAKRNNLA, from the coding sequence ATGTACAACAAAGTCCTCATCATTGACGATCACCCTGTACTGAGATTCGCCGTCCGGGTCCTGATGGAAAAGGAAGGATTCGAAGTCATCGGCGAAACCGATAACGGCATTGACGGGCTCAAGATCGCCCGCGAGAAAATTCCCAACCTCGTCGTACTCGACATCGGCATTCCCAAGCTGGACGGGCTGGAAGTCATCGCCCGGCTGCAATCGCTGGGGTTGCCGCTGCGCGTGCTGGTGCTGACCGGCCAGCCGCCTTCGCTGTTCGCCCGCCGCTGCCTGAACTCCGGCGCCGCAGGCTTCGTGTGCAAACACGAGAACCTGCACGAGGTCATCAATGCCGCCAAGGCGGTGATGGCCGGCTACACCTACTTCCCCAGCACCACGCTCAGCGAGATGCGCATGGGCGACAACGCCAAGAGCGACAGTACGCTCATCAGCGTGTTGTCCAACCGCGAACTGACCGTCCTGCAACTGCTGGCGCAAGGCATGTCCAACAAGGACATCGCTGACAGCATGTTCCTCAGCAACAAGACCGTCAGCACCTACAAGACGCGCCTGCTGCAGAAGCTGAACGCCACGTCGCTGGTGGAACTGATAGACCTCGCCAAACGCAACAATCTCGCCTAG